In the Alistipes provencensis genome, CGCTCACCTATCAGGTTCCGACCCTCGCCCGCGAGGGGCTTTGCATCGTCGTCACACCGCTCATCGCCCTGATGAAAGATCAGGTCGACCGCCTCCGGGCGCGGCGCATCGCGGCCGTGGCCATCCATTCGGGGCTCTCTCCCCGGCAAATCGACATCGCGCTGGACAACTGTGTCTACGGCGACGTGAAATTCCTCTACGTCGCCCCCGAGCGGCTGGCCACCGAGTCCTTCCGCCTGCGCGTCGTGCGGATGAACGTCTCGCTCGTGGCCGTCGACGAAGCCCACTGCATCTCGCAGTGGGGCTACGACTTCCGCCCCTCGTACCTGCGCATCGCCGAACTGCGCGAACGACTCCCCGGCGTCCCCGTGCTGGCGCTCACGGCCTCGGCCACCCGCCTGGTGGCCGACGACATCATGCGCCACCTCAAATTCGCCGAACCGCATATCCTGCGCAGCAGTTTCGCACGTCCCAACCTTTCGTACAGCGTCCGCCGCACCGACGACAAGAACGGCCAACTGCTGCGGCTGGTGCACAACGTCCCCGGCTCGGGCATCGTCTACACACGCACCCGCGAGGGCACCGAACAGACCGCCGACTTTCTGCGGCAGGAGGGCGTCCCGGCCGCGGCCTACCACGGCGGGCTGGGCCATACCGAGCGTGCGCTGCGGCAGGAGGAGTGGCTCTCGGGCAAGGTCCGCGTGATGGTCGCCACCAACGCCTTCGGCATGGGCATCGACAAACCCGACGTGCGGTTCGTGGTCCACTACGCCATGTGCGACTCGCTCGAAAGCTATTACCAGGAGGCCGGACGCGCAGGCCGCGACGGCGCGCGGGCCTATGCCCTGCTGCTCGTGGCTTCGGACGACAGCGACCGCATCGCACGGCGCTTCGAACAGGAGTTCCCCCCGCTGGAAAAGGTCAAGGACATCTATGAATCGGTCTGCTCCTACCTGCAGGTGGGCGTCGGCGACGGAGGCGAAGCGTCGTTCCTGTTCAACATCCACGACTTCTGCGCCCGCGAACACCTCTACTCGGGGACGGTCCTGAGCGCCCTGAAACTGCTTCAGCAGAACGGCTACATGACCCTCACCGACGCGCAGGACAACCCTGCGCGGGTGATGTTCTGCGTCAGCCGCGACGAACTGTACAAACTCCGCGTGCAGCGCGACGAACTCGACCACTTCATCCGCACCCTGCTGCGGCTCTACAACGGGGTCTTCACCGAATTCCGGCCCATCGACGAGGGCGAACTGGCCACATGGAGCGGTTACACCGTCCAGCGGGTCAAAGAACTGCTGAAACGGCTCTGGCAACTGCGCGTCATCCGCTACATCCCGTCGAACCGCTCGCCGATCCTCTTCCTGAACGAAGAGCGCCTTCCGCGCGCCGACCTCTACATCGCCCCCGAAACCTACCAGCGGCGACAGCAACTGATGCGCGAACGCTTCGAACAGATGGTCGCCTACGCCGCCAACGACGACGAGTGCCGCGGCGCCGTGCTGGAAAAATACTTCGGCGAGGGCGATCCCGCCCCGTGCGGGGTGTGCGACGTGTGTCTCGCCCGCAAACGGGCCGCCAAGGCCGCCGGAACGCCCGATGCCGCCGCGCTGCGCAAAAGCATCCTGCAACGCCTGGCCGAATCCCCCGCCGACCCGCGTCAACTGGCCGCCGACATCTCCTGCACCCCCGAACGGCTGGCCGGGGCCGTGCGCGAACTGCTCGAAAAAGGCGAGGTCCGGACCGCCCCGGACGGCCGCATCGCGCTTTTCAATGCGCCCGACAGCCCGGACCCGGTAAAATAGCGCCCCGACGAGCCGCTTTTCTGAAAATAATTCTGTAAATTTGTGGGAATTTTCACCGCATGACCACAGTAAACAATTTCATCGATAAAATCAGCAACGAGCAGACCGCCCTGCTCCCGGCCGTCGAGTTCCGGGGGAAGATTCTCCTCGTCGAGCAGGAGCGCGACATCGCCGAGGCCTGCAAACAGCTCGCCCGGCAGCCGCTGATCGGCTTCGACACCGAGACGCGCCCCTCGTTCCGCCCGGGCGTGACGTTCCGCGTGTCGCTGCTGCAACTCTCCACGCCGACGGTCTGCTACCTTTTCCGGCTCAACAAGATTCCGCTGGCCAAGCCCATCCTGCAACTGCTCGAGAACAGGGAGGTGCTCAAGATCGGCGCCGACGTGGCGGGCGACCTGCGCTCGCTGCGCCAGATCCGCCACTTCCGCGACGGGGGTTTCGTCGACCTGCAAACCATCGCGCCCCAGTGGGGCATCGAAGAGAAGAGCCTGCGCAAACTCTCGGCCATCGTGCTGGGACAGCGCGTCTCGAAGGCCCAGCGGCTGAGCAACTGGGAGGCCGCGACCCTCACCGACAAACAGCAGCTTTACGCCGCCACCGATGCGTGGGTCTGCACCCGCATCTACGAACAACTGCTGCGCACACCGAAAAAACCGATCCGCAAATGATACCGCAAATCTACCTGCGCCGCGGCAAGGAGGAGTCGCTCCTGCGCCGCCACCCGTGGATTTTCTCGGGGGCCATCGACCACATCGAAGCCGAAGAGGAGTCCGATTTCGCCGAAGGGGCCCTCGTCGAGGTCTACACCCGCCCGGGCGAGTTCATCGCCCAAGGGCACTATCAGGTGGGCTCGATCGCCGTGCGCGTGCTCTCGTTCGAGCGCGAACCGATCGATCAGGCGTGGTGGAACCGGCGCATCGCCGTGGCCCACGACGTGCGCCGCACGCTCTCGCTCACGGACAACCCCGCGACGACCTGCTACCGCCTCGTCCACGGCGAGGGAGACTCCCTGCCGGGGCTGGTGGTGGACATCTACGGCACGACGGCCGTCATCCAGTGCCACTCGGCGGGCATGTACCACGCCCGGCAGCAGATCGCCGAGGCGCTGCGCACGGTCTACGGCGACCGTCTGACGGCCATCTACGACAAATCGTCGCAGACGCTCCCCTTCAAGGCCGACCTCGGGGCCGTCGACGGCTACCTGTGGGGCCGCGCGGAACACACTCCGCAGATCGTCATGGAGAACGGCGAACGGTTCCTCGTCAACTGGGAGAAGGGGCAGAAAACAGGCTTTTTCCTCGACCAGCGCGAGAACCGCGAACTGGTGAAACGCTATGCGAAGGGCCGCACGGTGCTCAACACGTTCTGCTATACGGGCGGCTTTTCGGTCTACGCCCTCTCGGGCGGCGCGAAGGAGGTCTGCTCGGTCGACTCCTCGGAACGCGCCGTGGCACTTGCCACCGAGAACATGCGGCTCAACTTCGGCGACAGCGCGGCCCACTCGGAGGTCGCCGCCGACGCCGTGGAGTATCTGAAGGACATCGGTGACCGGTACGACCTCATCATCCTCGACCCGCCGGCCTTCGCCAAGCACCACAAGGTGCTGGGCAACGCCATGCAGGGCTACAAGCGGCTCAACGCCCGGGCGCTGTCGCAAATCCGCCCCGGCGGCATCCTCTTTACGTTCTCCTGCTCGCAGGCGGTTTCCAAGGAGCTGTTCCGCACGACGGTCTTTTCGGCCGCGGCCATCGCGGGCCGCAAGGTGCGCATCCTGCACCAACTGACCCAGCCCGCCGACCATCCGATCAACATCTACCACCCCGAGGGCGAATACCTCAAAGGGCTGGTACTTTATGTGGAATAAACCATGAAAAAACTGCTCACCACCACCCTGCTTGCGCTCACCGCGGCCCTGACGGCCGGGGCCCAGAGCCGCACCGAAGTCTACACCGTCCCGAGCAAGATCCTCGGCGTCGAAAAGAGTTGCACGGTCTACCTGCCCGACGGTTACGACCGTTCCGGGGAGAGTTATCCGGTGCTCTACCTGCTGCACGGCGCCAGCGGCTGCCACACCGACTGGACCCGGAAAGGCTACATGCGCCGCATCACCGACGAAACCGTCGCCTCGGGCATGGCCCGTCCGATGATCGTCGTCATGCCCGACGCCGCGGGCGAGGGCGAGAACTACACCGGCCGACACATGGGCTACTTCGACGTCCCGGGCTGGAACTACGAACAGTTCTTTTTCGAGGAGTTCATCCCCGCCGTCGAGAAACACTACCGCATCGCCGGCGACAAGGCCCACCGCGCCATTTCGGGGCTCTCGATGGGCGGCGGCGGCACGGCGGTCTACGCCCTGCGCCACCCCGAGGTCTTCGGCTCGGCCTGCCCGATGAGCGGCCTGCTGGACGTCCTGCCCGGCCCGCGCAACTACGACGACGCATTCCAGCAATCCGTCGCCGACAACTCGCCCGTGGCGATGCTGCGCCAGATGCCCGACGACCGGCTCGACGGCGTGCGCTCGGTCCGCTGGTGGGTGGACTGCGGCGACGACGACTTCCTCTGGAAATCCAATGTCGACTTCTATTCGCTCATGCGCGAGCGGAACATCCCCCTGCAATACCGCATGCGCGACGGCGGCCACACATGGCGCTACTGGGAAACCGTACTGCCCGACGTGCTGGTCTTCGTCTCGGCGGGATTCGGCAAATAGCCCGCAACGAAAAAAAGGTCCCTTTCCGGGACCTTTTTCTATTTCACTTTTTCGTAGACGTAAACCTCGTGGATTTCCCGGTCGTAACCCGGATAGAATCCCCGCGGCATCCCGAGCACGATCCGCGCGCCCCGGTTGGCCAATACCAACAGGTCGTCCGTCGCGGGATCGACGGCCAGCCCCTCGATCTCACCGGCCCGCCGGAAATCGTCCATCGAACGGAACGGCAGCACCGTGGCACAGGACTTTCCGTCGCGCAGGTCGGCGATGTAGAGATTATCCGGCTCGCCGAGATCGGCATCCCCGTCGTCGGCCGAGATCAGCATCCGCCCGCCGGACATGAAGATGCCCTGCTGCCACTGCGGCACGGGACGCAAATGGACCTTGCGGACGTATTTCCCCGACGCGAGGTCATAGCCGTAGACATAGCGTCCGTCGACCCAGTCGGCCATCCAGACCATGCCGCCGTCGCGGTCCACGGCCAACCCGCACACCTCGACCTGCCCCGACTCGGGCTCCCAGTCGATCGAACGTTTCCATTGCAGCGTGTTGGCGTCGTACACCGCCACCTGAATATTCTCTCCGCGGCCGTCGTCGAAGGTCTCGATCCCGGCATAAATCTCCCCGTTCCAGACGTCGATGTCGCCGATGTGGTTCGCCGCGAGCGGCAGCCCCTCGAAAGGCCGCTCGTTCTCGGCCACCAGCCGCCCCTGCTTGTCGTACTTGTAGAGCG is a window encoding:
- a CDS encoding RecQ family ATP-dependent DNA helicase — protein: MEPTPDKIYDTLRRYWGFTEFRPVQEEIIRSAMEGRDTLALMPTGGGKSLTYQVPTLAREGLCIVVTPLIALMKDQVDRLRARRIAAVAIHSGLSPRQIDIALDNCVYGDVKFLYVAPERLATESFRLRVVRMNVSLVAVDEAHCISQWGYDFRPSYLRIAELRERLPGVPVLALTASATRLVADDIMRHLKFAEPHILRSSFARPNLSYSVRRTDDKNGQLLRLVHNVPGSGIVYTRTREGTEQTADFLRQEGVPAAAYHGGLGHTERALRQEEWLSGKVRVMVATNAFGMGIDKPDVRFVVHYAMCDSLESYYQEAGRAGRDGARAYALLLVASDDSDRIARRFEQEFPPLEKVKDIYESVCSYLQVGVGDGGEASFLFNIHDFCAREHLYSGTVLSALKLLQQNGYMTLTDAQDNPARVMFCVSRDELYKLRVQRDELDHFIRTLLRLYNGVFTEFRPIDEGELATWSGYTVQRVKELLKRLWQLRVIRYIPSNRSPILFLNEERLPRADLYIAPETYQRRQQLMRERFEQMVAYAANDDECRGAVLEKYFGEGDPAPCGVCDVCLARKRAAKAAGTPDAAALRKSILQRLAESPADPRQLAADISCTPERLAGAVRELLEKGEVRTAPDGRIALFNAPDSPDPVK
- a CDS encoding 3'-5' exonuclease codes for the protein MTTVNNFIDKISNEQTALLPAVEFRGKILLVEQERDIAEACKQLARQPLIGFDTETRPSFRPGVTFRVSLLQLSTPTVCYLFRLNKIPLAKPILQLLENREVLKIGADVAGDLRSLRQIRHFRDGGFVDLQTIAPQWGIEEKSLRKLSAIVLGQRVSKAQRLSNWEAATLTDKQQLYAATDAWVCTRIYEQLLRTPKKPIRK
- a CDS encoding class I SAM-dependent rRNA methyltransferase; amino-acid sequence: MIPQIYLRRGKEESLLRRHPWIFSGAIDHIEAEEESDFAEGALVEVYTRPGEFIAQGHYQVGSIAVRVLSFEREPIDQAWWNRRIAVAHDVRRTLSLTDNPATTCYRLVHGEGDSLPGLVVDIYGTTAVIQCHSAGMYHARQQIAEALRTVYGDRLTAIYDKSSQTLPFKADLGAVDGYLWGRAEHTPQIVMENGERFLVNWEKGQKTGFFLDQRENRELVKRYAKGRTVLNTFCYTGGFSVYALSGGAKEVCSVDSSERAVALATENMRLNFGDSAAHSEVAADAVEYLKDIGDRYDLIILDPPAFAKHHKVLGNAMQGYKRLNARALSQIRPGGILFTFSCSQAVSKELFRTTVFSAAAIAGRKVRILHQLTQPADHPINIYHPEGEYLKGLVLYVE
- a CDS encoding alpha/beta hydrolase translates to MKKLLTTTLLALTAALTAGAQSRTEVYTVPSKILGVEKSCTVYLPDGYDRSGESYPVLYLLHGASGCHTDWTRKGYMRRITDETVASGMARPMIVVMPDAAGEGENYTGRHMGYFDVPGWNYEQFFFEEFIPAVEKHYRIAGDKAHRAISGLSMGGGGTAVYALRHPEVFGSACPMSGLLDVLPGPRNYDDAFQQSVADNSPVAMLRQMPDDRLDGVRSVRWWVDCGDDDFLWKSNVDFYSLMRERNIPLQYRMRDGGHTWRYWETVLPDVLVFVSAGFGK
- a CDS encoding YncE family protein, which encodes MKRLLIFGLLLAAAMPLAAQELGAEYRLARVIPVEGRQGIAADSTYYYVSGSTALYKYDKQGRLVAENERPFEGLPLAANHIGDIDVWNGEIYAGIETFDDGRGENIQVAVYDANTLQWKRSIDWEPESGQVEVCGLAVDRDGGMVWMADWVDGRYVYGYDLASGKYVRKVHLRPVPQWQQGIFMSGGRMLISADDGDADLGEPDNLYIADLRDGKSCATVLPFRSMDDFRRAGEIEGLAVDPATDDLLVLANRGARIVLGMPRGFYPGYDREIHEVYVYEKVK